A stretch of the Lolium perenne isolate Kyuss_39 chromosome 3, Kyuss_2.0, whole genome shotgun sequence genome encodes the following:
- the LOC139838064 gene encoding uncharacterized protein has product MVLLIDINSTPPEEEDDVGMVLDLNFSPHTPQEQEQAAQPGHISDEQEQEQAAELEQNPEQEQEQEERNLQRSRKDVPERSKFASYIALKALSKDRPVVKADKENVAQLLGISLRSVEKTWKKAMDQEARNEVVDFSNNRKMCGRKRRELNLDERVPQVPLNQRGTLRALARSLGVPFSTLQRRLAWGDLRRHTNSLKPYLSLENRLKRLLYCISMIDEPSITDAKLIFKMMGNIMHMDEKWFDMTKRNRTYYLSPQEPDPVRTIRNHNNIGKVMFLSLVARPRFDAQGNMTFDGKVGIWAFVMEDVAKYNSKYQTKGDLMLKNLNVTRDVMREYLCEKVIPAIVEVWPDDGDVGTIWIQQDNARTHVPPDDPIFQAAVKASGLDIRLTFQPPNSPDVNVLDLCFFSSIQSLAFESAPNTLKELIESVEQAYDAYDVNTLAKVYVTLQSVLVKIMKNQGGNTYKLIHMGKDRLIKEGNLPDTLEVDSELYEETLKLIEEYEMQLKEEEIKATQAKKASKIKGRSQLIVDDDLVITGKEYATWLEDSSSIVRPKRRVKIKKLDLIRERQVSEFEVAIQEEKPEEEKRKGKQPIIQEKPEEKKVSKTRKQPIIEDTRANKRPRKA; this is encoded by the exons ATGGTCCTGCTCATTGATATCAACTCAACTCCTCCAGAAGAGGAGGATGATGTAGGGATGGTTCTGGATCTGAACTTCAGTCCACATACTccacaagaacaagaacaagctgCTCAGCCAGGTCACATTTCAGAcgaacaagaacaagaacaagctgCGGAGCTAGAACAGAATCcagaacaagaacaagaacaagaagaacgTAATTTGCAGCGGAGCCGTAAGGATGTGCCAGAGAGAAGCAAATTTGCCTCATATATTGCATTGAAAGCTTTAAGCAAAGATAGACCTGTTGTGAAGGCAGATAAAGAAAATGTGGCTCAACTCTTGGGAATAAGTCTTCGGTCAGTCGAGAAGACATGGAAGAAGGCAATGGATCAAGAGGCCAGGAATGAAGTGGTTGATTTCTCCAATAATCGGAAGATGTGTGGAAGAAAGAGGAGAGAGCTTAATCTGGATGAAAGGGTTCCTCAAGTTCCACTGAACCAAAGGGGTACACTAAGGGCGCTGGCAAGGTCCCTTGGTGTCCCTTTCTCAACACTACAAAGACGGTTGGCATGGGGCGATTTAAGGCGCCATACTAATAGTCTCAAGCCATATCTATCTTTGGAAAACAGACTCAAAAGACTTCTATATTGCATCTCAATGATAGATGAACCATCAATAACAGATGCAAAGCTTATCTTCAAAATGATGGGGAACATAATGCATATGGATGAAAAATGGTTTGATATGACAAAGCGTAATCGAACATATTACCTAAGTCCACAAGAACCGGATCCAGTTCGCACTATCCGTAACCATAACAACATCGGTAAGGTGATGTTCCTAAGTCTGGTTGCAAGACCAAGATTTGATGCACAAGGTAACATGACATTTGACGGAAAGGTCGGAATTTGGGCATTCGTCATGGAGGATGTGGCCAAGTACAACTCAAAGTATCAGACAAAAGGCGATTTGATGCTAAAGAATCTCAATGTTACTAGAGACGTGATGCGGGAATACCTCTGTGAGAAGGTAATTCCAGCAATTGTTGAAGTATGGCCCGACGATGGAGACGTGGGAACCATATGGATACAACAGGACAATGCAAGAACACATGTTCCGCCTGATGATCCTATTTTTCAAGCCGCCGTAAAAGCTTCAGGATTGGATATTAGGTTGACTTTTCAACCTCCTAACTCCCCGGATGTGAATGTTCTAGAtctctgcttcttcagttcaatcCAATCCTTGGCATTTGAGAGTGCACCTAATACTCTCAAAGAACTGATAGAATCAGTAGAACAAGCTTACGATGCATATGACGTGAATACACTTGCCAAAGTGTATGTCACCTTGCAGTCTGTTCTTGTGAAGATTATGAAAAACCAGGGTGGAAATACATACAAGCTAATTCACATGGGCAAGGACAGACTGATAAAGGAGGGAAACTTGCCTGACACACTAGAGGTTGATAGCGAACTATATGAAGAAACCTTAAAGTTGATAGAGGAATATGAGATGCAACTAAAGGAGGAAGAGATCAAGGCTACACAAGCAAAGAAAGCATCAAAGATAAAAGGAAGATCCCAATTAATTGTGGATGATGACCTAGTTATCACAGGAAAAGAATATGCCACATGGTTGGAGGACTCATCAAGCATTGTCCGTCCAAAGCGACGAGTCAAGATT AAAAAACTTGATCTCATCCGGGAAAGACAAGTAAGCGAATTTGAAGTTGCAATACAAGAAGAGAAGCCTGAGGAGGAGAAGCGGAAGGGAAAACAACCAATAATACAAGAGAAGCCtgaggagaagaaggtgagcaaaACAAGAAAACAACCGATAATAGAAGATACTAGAGCAAACAAGAGGCCAAGGAAGGCATAA